A single window of Anomaloglossus baeobatrachus isolate aAnoBae1 chromosome 5, aAnoBae1.hap1, whole genome shotgun sequence DNA harbors:
- the LOC142312061 gene encoding gastrula zinc finger protein XlCGF66.1-like, translating into MARDRDKMAERILHLTLEILFQLSGEDYTVVKKTSSERCQDPVSEGWGRPLSPITGPPPHPLIHEHINDQKILELIYKMIELLTGEVPIRCQDVAVYFSMEEWEYLEGHKDQYKDVMMEVPQPLTSPVLSSERTTPERCPRPLLPQDCKQEDPDVPQDHQDL; encoded by the exons ATGgctagggacagggacaagatggcggagaggatattacacctcaccctagagatcctcttccagctttctggagag gattacacagtagtgaagaagacctctagtgagcgctgtcaggaccctgtgtctgagggatggggaagacccctgagcccaatcacagggcctccacctcaccctctGATACATGagcacatcaatgaccagaagatcctagaactcatctacaagatgattgagctgctgactggagag gttcctataaggtgtcaggatgtcgccgtctatttctccatggaggagtgggagtatttagaaggacacaaagatcagtacaaggatgtcatgatggaggttccccagcccctcacatcaccag ttctatccagtgagaggacaacaccagagagatgtccccgtcctcttcttccacaggactgtaaacaagaagatcccgatgttcctcaggatcatcag GATCTATAG